In the Leishmania major strain Friedlin complete genome, chromosome 16 genome, TGAATGCCCTCGCCTCGTAGTGCGTTGGAGGTGAAGATGTTCATGGGATGATCACCCATGAGGCTATTCAGCTGCAGGATCTGCGTCAGCTCCATCGGCGTCTTGGCTCCTGCGAGGTCCATCTTGTTGGCAAAGAAAACAAACGGCACTGTGCACGCCTTGAGGTCCGCGTGGTTCAGCATCTGCTCCAGCTCGTCCTTCACGACGCACAGGCGGAGggcatcgctgctgtcgatCACGAACACGACGCCGTCGATGTTGCTGTAGTAGCTCTCCCACAGTCCGCGGAACTTCTGCGCGCCGCTCATGTCGAACGCCGTAATATACACATTTCCCTTCTTGAAGCTATCCACGTTGTACCCCACGGTGGCCGCGATGTTCTCGGAGCGCTGGTTCTCCGGCTTCATAAAGTTGATGATGGTGGTTTTACCGCTGTTGTCCAGCCCGCATATGATGATGTTTAGCTTCGTCTTCGCTTGCCCCATCTTCCGcccagagctgctgcgccacacacgacaaaagaaaagaaaagagatgCGTAGGTCACACGGATTCCCTCACAGGGAGAGAAGCGCTTGAATGGACGCTATGCTGGTAAGAGTGCTTGTATTCGTGCGCACCGTCCTGGATGTACGATGGTGTCTACTGGCAGTGGATCTGTACAGGTATGCAACGAGAATAACAAGCACCTGAGGACGGTGATGCTCATGtgagtgggagagagagagagagagagagatgcggtGGTGCGAGAGGGATAGATTGGCAGGGCGCGCCCTGACAAGAAGAAAGTGACGCGCTTGAAAGCGCCCCTCTACACGACGAGATAGAGAAGGAAAGACGCACATGTGGACGCACCCCTGTGATCTTGTGGTTTTACGCACGCTCAAGGAGCGgcgagaagcagcagaagagaaaacacggtgctgcgccgaTCATGCATGTGCACCACTATACACAGCCGCATGCACGCGACACGACACTCATGCACTTGTAGAACTGCGCCGGCCAACTGACTTCACTGAGAGTGAAGGTGGCGAGAgtttcatttttttttccttttcaaCGTGTCCAGTTCTCGGCTATACAACATGAGCTGTACGCCACTCGACAACCACTCGGGCCTGCCACAGGTCCCTCATCGCCtggtgcagtgcagcgctagacacacgcgtgctACAGCAACGCAACGACTCAGTCAGCTCACCAAGGCCTCTGCTTCAGACTCTacccacccgcccccgcATCACAGCCGCTTGCATCCTGCcagtcgccacccctggtgcatgCATCTCGGGGTGGCTCTCAGGCTCCGCATCACCAGCAagggcagtgtgagggccgggtgcgACGCGTCCGAGTCACGCTGGCACCCCGCCCTTCGCATGGACGGCACTAGCGCGTCCACTGCCGCAGGTCTCTCTGACCTGCAACCCCATCCAGGATCTGACACGGCCGACATCAGTAGCGATAGGTCGCTCTAACTCCGCTACGGCACAGGTGCCTGAGCCCCGTCACCACCCGCAGAAGCGGTGCTGTACTTGGCAGGGGatagagggggggggaggagtgTGGGAAGGTGCTTGCTCGGCTTCTCTCCAATCATCAGGTCACAACGAGGAAAGAAACACTTTCTTTGTTTGCTTTCAGCATGTTACTCACTCATGTACAGGTCAGCAAGTAgacgcaccaccacacgTTCATCTACCGCTCCTCGCACCACAGATGCAGACTGGTCGTCTAGGGCGAACCGTCCTGCCGTTGATTCGGGCCAGGCGCCTAGACGGCTCTTCCTGCCCTTCCACGTGCCTCCCTCGcacacgtgctgcgcggtcgGCGCCAGACGGACCTGGGTGAACTGCACGCCTTGGCccaagcgccgccgcgaccagcgtcctgctcgagggcggagacGATGGGCGTCTGTCGTGCGGGTGGTAGGGGATGAGTCCAGGTGCATACCGCACGAGCCCAGGGCCCTATGATAGATACCCTGTGCACGGCCTGTATCCCatgcctccctctctgtcgctTCAAACCGCGGCATTGCATTGTGTGGTGTGGAGACTCTTCACATCGACATCTGGAGGACTCGATGGTGTAGCTTGGGGTGCTCTCGTCATATTTCTGGCATCGCTGCCTCATCAGCCCACCCTGGTCGGATACAGTGCATGCAGCATGCTCTTCGCAGACCTGCGCTGTGGGGCTCATTGGCGTGGACCTCGTTGCGCCCCTCTCGGTTCTCCCTCTTGCCCTGCTGGCCTCTCTGGATGCATTGTTTCGATGTGGCACACCATGCCCGCCATGCacgagagcgcgtgcgcacagcgctCACATGCCTGCGTCCTGGGGTCTGCCTCGGGGCGGCGTTGCCGACTGAGGGATTCGCTGCCTTCATCTGCCATTTCCGCCGGTGCCATGGTGGGGTGTATCTGGATGGCGTgcccgcatgcgccgcggcacGTGGAACGCTGCTCTAAGCCTGTGGCGGCATGAGGCACTGCACCTTCTCCTGGACACGCTCGGCTGTTCACAGGTGCGGGGTGTGTCCAGCAGAAGAGATCCGTGTCGAGCGCCAtgaggagaaggagcaggTCCGTTACAACATTCACAGCTGTTTTTTTTCGGTGCCTTGGGTCATGGACTTGTCCTCGCAGCAGGTGAAGCCCAAGCACCTCCCCCTGCTCCACAGTCAGCGAGTCCACTACAGGGATGAGAAAGGGGTCTAGGGGACTGATCCTTATGGGACTCCGCTTGCACACATCGCCATCTTAAACCTCTTCTCGCGGAAGCGAGCAGAGACGCGACGACAGGCTGACAAGTCCACGAACCCGGCGAGCAAGGCACGGGGCCACATTGAACGCCTTCAGCGCCGTGATGAAAACGCCGTGATCGACCGACTCGACCGTGCGAGCCCGAGAGTCCGCAAGCACTGCGCCTGCCTTCGTACCCCTAGCTGGTACTTGTCTTCCAGATAGTCGCGCCGTAGTCACGAGGCAATTCGCTCGAGTGGCTTGCGTAGATGGCTGGTCAGGGTCACAGAGACGGTAGGATTGCGGGATCATCATTGAGTTTGTGCAGCCTCAGCAAGGGCCCACAGCAAGCCCCTCTTTCCACGCAGTAGGGATGCGGCCGGTGGAGACGCTCTAGTTGTGGATGCTCGGCAGCGCTCTCTTGCCATGCATGGGGAGGTGCGTGACGCGTTTACGGTCAGGTTTGTCGATGCGCGGGGTGGGGCCGCCGTGGACGTCATGGAGAGCCACCTCGAGCTCACCCATCGCAAACGGTTTGAGGGGCGTCGTGCTGCGTCTCTATGGGAGCGAGAAAAAGGAATACAGTGAGAAGAGTGAGCCGCTACCGCCGCCACACGCGGGCGCCATGgatgctgcgcggccgccgtggaggTAAGCTCCAGGGACGGGGAGAAGGCTCGCGCGCCAACCTGTACGCGCACGCTTCAGCGCACACTGAAACTCCCACTCGGCTGTAGCGGCGGTGGTTTAGAAGGCGTTGTCGTTGCTTCAGCCGTGGGCGCGGTGCCGGCAGCCGACTCCCGCTCCTGCTTCACACTGAGCGAGTTGTAGTGTACTGGACGAAGGTACGACAGGAAGATGTCGATCGGCTCTGTTCGCCGCTCaaaagaaaagcagcagACGCCCTGatccgcgctgccgccggcatcCGAGCCACTCGGCAGACTACCGTCATCATCGGTGCCGAGTCAGAAAGAAGTTGTCGCAGCACGCGGGACAAGGCTGCCGAGGAGCTGAGAGCTAGCACCACTCCCGCCACCACAGGCGGAAAGTGCGTGGGGGCTGCTTCGCGCGTTGTCGTCGTTAAAGTGGTCGGCGTGGCCGGTGACCGAGTTCGCTCTCGGCATGCAAGAGAAGCTCCGCTGCAACGACTGGGTCGCTCGGCTGCGGTGCATGCTCGACGCAAGCAGCATGACCTCGCCAGCCTCGTTCCCTTGCCGCATCGTCGGTGAAAGGGTTGGAAAGGAGGCCATGGCGTCGACCCGCCGTGTGCCACCGGAGACCGGCGCCTCTTCTGTTGTGCTGCCAGACATTGTCAGGCCGCGGTGTTGTGCCTGCGGGTGAGGCGAGGATGAGCATGATAGCTCAAGTGATGCCGTGCCAGTGAACGGCAGACGCGTGGCATCCTCATTGTGCTTGTGGGGAAAGCAGACGGCAACATTATTCGTGTTGTAGACGTTGGCCGACTCCTTTCGTTGGGTAAAGATGTTGAAGGCCTGTGTGGGCTTTTATTGAGTGACTGTACCTCGGCACCAACAGCGCGGAACTTCGCCACCTGATTCTCAGCGCCGTCATCCGAGGCGCCCTCGTTGCCGCTAGAGAGGCAAGGAggcggcactgccgccggtgTCAGCAGTTGGCTAGGCTCTTTCACCGTCGACTGAggctgcaggagcggcatcgtcgccgctCCGAAACtgatgccgccaccgccactgccgctgctgtagcTGCCCGTCGCTGAGAGCGGCAAGCTGCAGCGGATTTCGGACTGCTGCAGCCTACGGTGCAGGGCCAGCTAGATCGCGTTGGCGTCCATCTCGCCCTTGTCATCGCTGCCGATGCCTTGGGGGCTGACGCACAATGACGCCGGCCGCGAATCTCCAAaagcgttgctgctgctgctgttgttgttgttgctgctgttgttgttgctgctgctgttgttgttgctgctgctgttgctgttgttgttgttgctgctgctgctgttgttgttgctgctgctgctgctgttgttgctgctgctgctgttgttgttgctgctgctgctgctgttgttgttgctgctgctgttgttgttgctgctgctgttgctgttgttgttgctgctgctgctgctgctgctgctgctgttgttgttgctgctgctgctgttgcagccCCGTATGCGCAGAGAAAGCGACCCTCGGCCCggcggcgctcctgcagctttGACACATCTCCGAAAAACGACGGTGCCGAGACGGCGTGGCCGGACGAGGGGCGATACATGATGTAGCAGTTGCGCTCCTCGGAGAACAAGACATGAATATTCACGTAGAGGCAGTCGCTCTCTGCCCGCAGCGACAGCTCGTCTCCCCAAGACTCTGACTTGGCGAAGTTGTTGTAGTATACGTCTGCATGTGCAGGCGACTCGAAGTAGTAGTCGAAGCTTCTCGCTCGCGCCGCCCGCATGTAGGACACGATCTGGCTGCGGATGATGTCATGGTAGTCCTCCTTGCCAAACAGCTGGTGCAAAATGGCCCGGAACTGGCAGTTGCCATCGTTTCGGACGCGGTAGACAATCAGGCGCAGCTTGTTGAGGCGTTGGTACAGTCACTGCACTCCAACTCGGATGATCTGCTCGAGCGCCTGCCGTCGGTCAGCCGCTATCGACGGCGCTGTCTTGTCTTTCACCTTCGTCGGCTTCTTGGAGGCGgaagaggtgggggtggtgaGGAAGGAAAACTTCTTGTCTTTCGTAGCCGCCAGCCGTGGCGACTGAGGCGTTGCTGGTGTTTCCGGTGCAACCGCTCGACCACGACACGTCCCTTGTTGCCACAGAGGTGGACGCCTGTGATGCTTCTTTGGCAGAGCACACCGCGGTCGACCCCGCGGCTGCACCGACACCACCGTAAAGCCGCTGCATATCCTCCGCCACGCGTTTGCGCGACGATGGCTCGGCGACGTGCGGAACGATGGGCACGACGGGTGTCGCCGAAATGCGTAAGGGATGCGGCTCCGCATCCTCACTCCCGGGGGTACGGTTGTCGTCCGGCGGTGAAACCACGATATATCCATTCGGCAACCCTGAAAGGAGACTCGAGTCCGTCTGCGCGGCAAGCTCAGCGGAGTCGGCAGGGCTGGGCGCTCTGAAACTGCCGCTACATATCATCTCGGGACTGCGGTCTCCGCCGGCCCGTATGAGAAAGCCGCCCTTccgccgcatcgctgctACGCCTGACCTCTCGCTCGATGATGAGAATGCTGATTCCGCCGTTGCTTCGGCTTTCGCATGCTGACACAGTGAGCTGTAGCCAAGGGACGAGAGGAGGGTCTGGGTGAGGGTGAGGGGGTCGTGCTCGACGCGGCgacagctgccgccggcagcgacgccgtccaCTGTGGCGCGGCTAGCTTTTCCGGAGCTCGGGCCACCAGTCCCCACGTCATCTTCGAGCTCCGCGAAGATGATGATCAtcggccgcggtggcggcggcgttgacgGGTTCATCGTCACCGTGTTCTTCATGTGCGTGAGAGGGTCGGCGACGAGCGGCatcgcggcgctggcggcttgGCCGGTGGGGCCCCTTGAGCTCGCGTGAGTGTTTCTCACGTAGGGCGGTGCGCATCTGTTATGCATGCCGCGTGGCGACGGGTACCCGTTTGTGCAGTTTTTTAaggtggagctgccgccgcccagCATGCGCAAAGGGCGCAGCGTTACCGGCACCGGCGTGTTCACGAGTGAGTTGAACATGACGCCGCTTGACAGTAATTAGCTCACGGCGATTGCTTAGCCCCGGAGAACGTCGCTGTGCTTACATGTCGTGTACATGTCTGGCGTATTCCGTTGATAGATATGTATGTTTATATacgtatacatatatacacatatatgtGCAGAAATGCTGTAAGCGACGTTACCTCTCTTGTGCCAGCCAAGCgaggacacacgcacacacacacacacgcacacatgcacacacacgcacacatgcacacacacacatacacgcacgctAAACAGACGCGCAGCcgacgagggagggagggggtcggCGGAGACGAAAGGCGCTaagcagcgacggcacgaGCGAGGGGCGGCTGGGGTagtgtggcggcggcagtgccaaCAACGAGGGAGGTCGATTTCACGTGCAGCAAAAGGCGACCCTTTACGTACAAGAGCCcaggaaaggggagggagcagcagcagcagcagcggaagtGACGGTTCAGAGGAAGATGAATACAaaatacatatatatatatatatatgtgtgtgtgtaaggtAAGGTAAGGTAAGGATTAATCCCcccaagaaaaaaaaacaatcaGCAATCCAATGCAcggaagaaaaagagggggaggagagagagagagagcagcaaaaaaaaaacgaagacaGCACGGCGgtcagagagggaggcagggaGGCAGGGCGCCTTGGCACGAATGCGTACGCATGCGTCGTTGCAGGTGTGAGTATTTCCTGCGGCGAAACAAAGGCCTCCTCTTCTCGATGTTTTCTCGCCCTCCCCACTGACAAGATATCGatcgttgtgtgtgtgcgtgtgggtgggtggatgggCGCACATACCTCTAGATATGTAgatgcgtgcgcgcttgccCTCTTATACGCTGGCGTGTTTTGTCGTTACTGCAAGCACATGAAGGAAAGGAGTAGAGGGCGGGGGATGGTAGAGAAGAGCGGgtgcgggaggaggggagagcaAGGAGGCGCACAAAGCcggcagcccccccccccccccccatacGAGGGAGCTGCTCATGTGCACAGGGGCAGCAATACCACACGGCGGTTACAGCAGGAGACGGGGCCTCCGTGCCAGCGCCATGCCCACCCAGCAACGTCCGCTGCCCCGGtacaacaaaaaaacgaagcACACGGCCACGAAGATGCAAGTGACGATGGCGGCATCGCacctttcgtttttttctttcatacacgccgcgctggcggtgtGGGCCTTCCTCCGCTGCGTTGTTTGTCAGGGCTGTGTGTTGCACGCGATGggcagggggtggggtgtgtgggagggagggtggatACCGGTGACAGGTAGCCGcatcctccccccccttcagCGCGAGCTGCCGCCTCGGCAGGGTATCCGACATCCGCaagcagacgcacacgccagcATACACAGGCACACCCTCCCTTTGCTTAACACGCTTTTCACTTAACCGAAATTAGTTCCCGGAGGCGCCGCGTGGTACCTTCCTTGGGTTAAGCTttgccgcacacacacacacgcacacagcaacacGTGCACAGAAATCGAGagagcacacgcatgcatgcacgGACACCGGtgctcgctctcctctctaGCAACAAGAGACGGTGCAGGGGGAAAGGGTGGTGAGGGTGAGGGGGTGATGGCAATGCCTCAACACGCCTCATTGTCCTCACGCAGCCACTCCTCTTCAAAGCCGTGCAGCAGGGTGCTAAttaccgctgccgcggacaTACCGCGATCCCCTAGGCGGATGCTCGACACCTCGCCTGGCCGGGCATAGTCGACGGAGACGTCACCGCGTGACATACCACCAATGATGAAGGCGAACGGCTGGAACTGCCGCCGCTCGGCAgccttgcgctgcgccttcgcGAACTCTTCGGTACCGGCTTCCGCTGTCGTTTCTTCTAGCGTCCCGCTCGTGCTCGAGGTGAGACGACGACGGGCAAGGCTGATCTTGCGGTccgtgcgctgcgcgtcgaGGACGTCGGCCGCGTACccgcaggaggcgcagaACGTGAAGGGGTCGATGAGATCGCCGTCCTTTTCTACACGGTACAGTCGGGTGCCGGCTGGGATGTGGTCCGTGATGGGGTTGCCGACCACTCGCAGCAGGGAGAGGTAGCCAGTGCTCGCGCGCACCTTGAGCTTGAAGAGCAGCGACACCATCATCTTCTCGAAAAGACGCACGTtgcgcggcacgcgcagacgcggATCTACCGCGATGCACACTTGCTTCTTGGTTCGAAGGAACACCTCCAGCATGCCTGCCCGATTGAGTGGAGAGTCTTGCAGATGCAGCAAGCACTGGTGCACCACGTCAGGACGCCAATCTGCCGGGTCCTGATTGTGCCGCGCGTGGTAGGAGCGGTGACGGTCGCTCAGCAGCTCAAAACCTCGGTCCGTCTGGATTGTCTGCAGCGGGCAGTGCTCGAGAATGACGATGACGCGCTTCCactgctccttctcttcggcactgcgaggcagccgcgcagATTTCTGAGCGTACTCCATTTTCtcgaagggagagagaaggagaaggagggggtggtggagTGGAACGATGGTGGCGTGAGGCTACGTGCTCTGTGCGACGCAACCTCTTGTTTTCTTACTTAACTGGCAGTTGCCGGTTTCAACACGCAGCCCCAGTccgtatgcgtgcgtgtgcgtgtctgtgtatgtgaTGGCACGAGTACGCAGTTGCCGAGAGtagcgcgcgtgtgtttttTCGGGTACGCGGGATAGGCagcagccccctcccccccaccgATAGCAACGCTCACACACAAGAAGGCGAAATTGAAGCGGGAGGTagagaagagaaaacaacagcaaaaaaaaggggtggggcggggagggggtgaagaCATACCTGACATGCGCAGTCCCGAAATCGTTGGACGGAGTCTGCGCGTGTGAGGTGTGCCTAGTCATTCCaagggtgggaggaggaagggatgCAGGGGAAGGGTTGCGTGGCAGATGCTGAGACACACGCGTTCACCCCTCCCTGCATGTCGAGCATCACCGCTCAGCGGGACGCCATTGCGCATGCGAGCCTGTT is a window encoding:
- a CDS encoding putative small GTPase; this encodes MGQAKTKLNIIICGLDNSGKTTIINFMKPENQRSENIAATVGYNVDSFKKGNVYITAFDMSGAQKFRGLWESYYSNIDGVVFVIDSSDALRLCVVKDELEQMLNHADLKACTVPFVFFANKMDLAGAKTPMELTQILQLNSLMGDHPMNIFTSNALRGEGIHEGMDWLRSMMLRRLEQSKKK